The uncultured Cohaesibacter sp. genome segment GCGCTGGCATTGCCCGATGCTGCACCGGCTGCTGCTGCACCAACACCCAGAATCATGCCAATGGCGGCGATGGTTTGCGCCCCTTCGATTGCGTGGCGCAAGCGAATGAGGTGACCGCCGGCGATATGGCCTGTTTCATGGGCGATGATGCCGATCACTTCGTTTGGCGTCTTTGCGGTGATCATTGTCCCGGTGTTGATGAACAAGCGTTTGCCGTCGACCACAAAGGCATTCAATGCCGGGTCATTGACGAGATGAATCCGGATATTCTGGGGCTTCAACCCTGCGGCCTTGAAGATCGGGCGGGCATAATCGCGGATTAGCTCCTCGGTTTCTGCGTCGCGCACCAGCTTGATCCGGCCACGCTGGGCTTCAGCCGATGTGGCATGCAGCAATGGCATTACGCCAATCATGCAAGCGAGCAGGCTGGCAGTCGCTTTGCGTCGGATTGTGCCTGTGTGCACTGGACGATGGTCGACCAGCGAGAAGGGTAGAAGTTTGCGCAAAGACTTGATACCAAAGCCATGAACCATGATCACAACCTCTTTTCGTGCCAGATTTTCTGCCTGTGATTGGCAATCTAAAGTGTGGATTGGTCCGCAAACAAAGTGCTTTGAGACCTTCATCCTCAGTCTGCATTCAGAGTGGGTGAAAATATGGCATATCACTATAAGAGCGCAAAAAAGGAAAAGACAAATGCTGACGATTTCCAAACGCGGTGCGATCCAGCCTTTTCTGGCAATGGATGTGATGGCGCGGGCCAATGCGCTTGAAAAAGGCGGCCAGCGGGTTGTGCATATGGAGGTTGGCCAGCCGGGAGCGCCTGCTCCGCGTCTGGTGCGTCAAGCGGCGGAAAAAGCCCTGATCGATGGACGGATTGGCTATACGGACGCAATGGGGATCGCGCCGCTCAAGGAGCGCATTGCAAGGCATTATGATGAGCAATATGGGGTGTCTGTTTCCCCCGACAGCATCGCGGTGACCACCGGATCAAGCGCCGGTTTCAATCTGGCCTTTCTGGCCCTGTTCGAAGCAGGGGATCGGGTGATCCTGCCAAGTCCGGGCTATCCGGCCTATCGTAACATTTTGGCAGCCTTGGGTTTGGAGGTGGTCGAACTGGAGACCAAGGCGCAAGATCGCTGGTGTCTGACGGCGCAAGCCATTCGCCAGGCGCATGCAGAAAAGCCGGTGAAAGGCGTGCTGATTGCCTCTCCGGCCAATCCATCGGGAACAATCATGGAGCCCGAGGCTCTTAAGGCCGTGGTCGAGACCTGCGAAGAGCTTGGCATCTGGTTCATTTCAGACGAGATTTATCACGGGCTTGATTATGGCCTGAAAGCGGAGACCGCTCTTCGCTATTCCCCCAATGTGGTGATCATCAATTCTTTCTCGAAATATTATTGCATGACTGGCTGGCGTATTGGCTGGATGGTGTTGCCAGAACAGGTGCGGCGCTCGGTCGAATGTCTCGGCCAAAGTCTCTATATTTCTGCACCTATGCTGTCACAGGTGGCTGCCATTGCGGCCTTCGATGCCAGTGACGAGCTGGAAGCCATCAAGGCAGGCTATGGGCGCAATCGGGCCTTCCTGCAAGAGGCTTTGCCTGAGTTGGGCCTTGGCGACTTCATGCCGATGGATGGGGCTTTTTATGTCTATTGCAACGTCGCTCGCCTGACCAACGACTCAATGGACTTTGCCAAACGCTCCTTGACGGAAGCCTGTGTTGCGCTGACGCCGGGTGCAGATTTTGATACAACGCGCGGCCATCACTATGTGAGGATGTCTTTTGCGGGGACGGAAGAGGATATGCGTGAGGCGGTGCAGCGGCTGAAAAGCTGGCTCTGACGGCGCGCCTTAAGGGCGCAGAATTTGAAATATGCATTGAAAAAGCCGCCCCGATTGTCTCGGAGCGGCTTTTTATGTCTCTCTGTCAGGCAGCTTATAGGAAACCGGAGCGGTTCCACCAGCCAGTGCGTTTTGGACGATTGTCCTCTGGCTTGTCTTCTTCCTGCTCAGCGGGCTTTTCTTCGGCGGCAGCTGTTTCAGCTTCAGAGCTTTCAGCCTTTGGAGCTTCTTGAGATGCTTCCGCTTCTGATGCTTCAGGCTCTGATGCTTGAGGCTCTGGCGCTTCGTTTTCAGCTGCTTCTACTGCTTCCTCGCTCTGAGATTCAGAGGTCGTATCAGCCTTTACGCTGTCGCTCTCATCGCTTTCTGCGGCTTGAGAGGTGACGGCTTCGGGGGGCGCGATCTCAGGAGAGGCTTCCTCAACAGGGCTTGCGTTAGCGGAGGCTTCGTTGTCCGCCTCTGCGCTCGCTGTGCTGTCTGGCTGCTCGGAGGCTGCACCTTCGTCTTTCGGTGCGGACGCTGCGTCGCTCACAGGCTCGGCATCTTTTTTGCCTGTTTTGCTGGTGTCAGCATCCCCGTCTTGTGCGCTTGCATCAGCGTTCGATTCATTTTCGCCATCTGCATCATCAGCGGACATGTCGTCCTGACCATTGCGATTGCGACGGTTGCGGCGACCACCCCGGCGGCCGCGACGGCGGCTCTTTTTAGGCTTGTCATCGCCGTCTTCATCGCCATTTGCAGACTGCTCTTCACCGTCAGCATTGGCCTCAGACTCGTCGTCAGACTGATCGTCAGACGCATTCTGTGCATCAGCCTGCATGTCCGAATTGGACTTGCGGCGACGGCGACGGCGGCGGCGTTTTTTGGAGCTGCTTTCTTCGTCGCGCTCACGATCTTCCTCGACCTCGGCTTCCGTCAGATCGTCATCCAGATCGTCGGTCATCATCATGGAAACGGTCTGGGTTGGCGCAATGGGTTGCTCCAACGGCTCGCCCCGTTCGATTTCGAGATGCTTGCCACCTTCCAGACTGTCGTCTACCTCAACGGTGATGGAGACACCAAAGCGGCTTTCCAGTTCGAACAGATTGTGTCGTTTCTGGTTAAGGATATAAAGCGCCACATTGGTGCGGGTCTTGACGATTACATGATTGGACACACCCTTGAGCAGGTGATCTTCAATGGTCCGCAGGATCAGCAGGGCAACAGAGGCGGATGCACGCACATAGCCGGTGCCGTGGCAATGCGGGCAGGGGTCCATGGTGCTTTCCAGTACCCCGGTGCGGATGCGCTGGCGTGACATTTCGAGCAGACCGAAATGGGAAATACGGCCAACCTGAATGCGGGCACGATCAGACTTCAAGCAGTCTTTCAGACGTTTCTCTACCGCACGGTTGTTGCGTTTCTCTTCCATATCGATGAAGTCGATGACCACAAGACCGGCAAGGTCACGCAGGCGCAGCTGACGCGAAATCTCTTCTGCGGCCTCAAGGTTGGTCGAAAGAGCGGTGTCTTCGATATTGTGTTCGCGGGTCGAGCGACCGGAGTTGACGTCGATGGAGACGAGCGCTTCGGTTTGGTCGATGACGATATAGCCGCCGGATTTCAGGGTGACCTGTGGGCTGAACATCGCGTCGAGCTGGCTCTCGATACCCATGCGGGTAAAGATCGGCTGTGGCTCGCGATAGGGCTGAACATTCCGGGCATGGCTCGGCATCAGCATTTTCATGAAGCCCTTGGCTTCCTTGTAGCCTTCGTCCCCGGCCACAAGGACTTGGTCGATATCCTTATTGTAGAGGTCGCGGATGGATCGCTTGATCAGTGATCCTTCCTCATAGACCAGCAACGGCGCCGCTGACTTCAAGGTCAGGTCGCGGACATTTTCCCAAAGACGCAGGAGATATTCAAAGTCGCGCTTGATCTCGGTCTTGGTGCGCGAGGCACCCGCTGTGCGCAGGATGACGCCCATGCCATCAGCCACTTCAAGGTCAGAAGCAATCTGCTTGAGACGCTTGCGGTCGGTGACATTGGTAATCTTGCGGGAGATGCCGCCACCACGCGCGGTGTTTGGCATCAGAACCGAATAGCGGCCAGCAAGCGAGAGATAAGTGGTCAGGGCTGCACCCTTGTTGCCACGTTCTTCCTTTACCACCTGCACAAGCAGGATCTGGCGGCGCTTGATAACTTCCTGGATCTTGTATTGACGGGCACGGCGACGGGAGCGACGCTCTGGTACTTCTTCCAGCGCATCTTCTGCACCGACATGCTCGACATCGGAGTCTTCATCACTGTCGTCTTCGTCTTCATCATCATCGTCGATGGCTTCAAACGAGACATGGTCTTCGTCGTCCAGCTCTTCAGCGTCTTCGATCTCGTCTGGATCGGCCGTCACGCTTTTGCCTTCGGCAATGGCGTGAGCCTGTGCCGGAGGGGTGCCGGATGGATCGCTGTCGTCGCTGTCGTCTGCATTTTTGTCAGCACTCAAATTGATTGAGGCTTCATCACCCTCATAGGCAACCACAACGGCTTCGTCATCAAGAGATGCGGTTTCAGCGGTTTCCTCAGGGGCTTGCGACGCAGTTGATGCTGCTTCACCAGATGCAGCGTCCTGCTCTGCAGTGGCTGGAGCTTGGGTTGTCTCAACAGAACCGTCAGTGCTCGCAACGACTTCCACGTCCGTTGCTTCACCTTGATCTTCAGCGGATGCTTGCGCTTCCGTTGCCTGGGCGTCTGTCTTGTCGTCCGCATTCTTGCGGTTGGAGCGTGAAGAGCGCCGGCGCGATTTGCGCGACTTTTTCTCTTTGGATGGCTTTTCCTTGTCTGCGCTCGCCTCTAGGTCATCATCGTCATTGCCGTGGCCTTTTTCTTCTTCGAGAAGAGCCTGACGATCGGCAACCGGGATCTGATAATAGTCCGGGTGGATTTCGCTGAAAGCGAGAAAGCCATGGCGATTGCCACCGTAATCAACGAAAGCAGCCTGCAGAGAAGGTTCTACTCTGGTGACTTTGGCTAGATAGATATTGCCGCGCAATTGCTTGCGATTGGCGGACTCGAAGTCGAATTCCTCAACCCGATTGCCGCGTACGACAACCACCCGGGTTTCCTCCGGATGCGTCGCATCAACGAGCATTTGATTTGCCATTGGGTAATGTCTCCACGAAACAGCGCGCCGACAACCGTTCTGGCCAATGTTACAGGCACCCGGCAGGTTCGCGTTATTCCGTTTTTGTCTGATGACGACCCTGCCTTTCGCTGTGGAAGGATATGCAAACCGTCCAATTCCAGGGCGTGCAGTCGTGCTGCAATGCTGTCTCTGGAGTTGGGGCCGGTTCTCATATGCATGACCAGGCGAGGTCCTCTTGTTATAAATTTCGTTCCCGGCGAAGCCTTTAATCTGGCGTCCGGGGTCGGGGTTCGGGGCCACCAGCCGAGGGCAGTTTTTTCATGCGTCCCGTACTGCGGCGGAAAATCGGCGTGTCAGGCTAAAGTCCTGACTTGTCTAGGTATTTTGCATCAAGCTTGGTATGTCCGAGGCGTCTGCGCATCTCGCGAGGCGTCACATTTCGTGCTGTTCAGTCTTCCTGCATCTGACCAGCTGCCGCGTGCGCTGATGGCTTTGAAACCGGATCAGGTCAGCGGACAGTCGAATCGGATCATTGCTATGCAACAATTACCTTTTTTCTTTGTAGGGTTCCTAAATCAAATATGCAAGTCTTGGTCCGGATTTAGCTCACCTTTAGGCGTGTTTTCAAAGACGAACTGAGTATAGCCGAATCCTTAATAGCAACTTTCTGTCAAGACGGGGTTAACCTTGAGGCTATTATGGTTTAGCAACTGTTGCCAAACCGAGCCTCGTTGATTGCTCGTCCCCGTCACAGGATGCCTCAAGAGTTCGCCGATGATGTTGTCCAGTCTGTTACCCCTCGTTCGTTATCACCTGATGGCCCCTTTGCTGGTTTTGCTGATTGCGGCCGTGAGCCTGAATGGCTTTGGTGTGTCCCATCTGCATGCGGCCACCAAATCGATGGCCGCGGCGGATGAAGCAGAAGAAGCGGAAGACGATGCTGTGGTCGTGCAGGCTGTGCGGACGACAGGCGATGCCAAGAAAGCCAAATTCGTTCTTGATGTCTCGCGCCCGATTGGCTTTAGCGTCTTTGCCTTGTCAGAGCCCTATCGGCTGGTGATTGATCTGCCGGATCTTACGTTTGAAATGACCCATTCCATGGCCGAGGTCGAACGCGGCATGGTGCGCAATTTCCGCTTTGGCAATTTTGGCGAAACGCGCTCACGCATCGTGCTTGACCTTAATGGCCCGGCCAAGGTGAGCAAGGCCTACACGTTGCCCGCTGTTGACAATAATGAAGCGCGGCTGGTGATTGAATTGTCTGCAGTCAAGGAAGGCGAATTCGCCAAGCAGTCCTTGCGGGATGTTATTCGGGTCGCCGTGGATGGAGAAACTCTGGCCAAGGAGGCGGCCCTGTCGGAGCATCCTTTGGCGAAAAATCCCAAAGATGCCGATCCCAGACCTCTGGTGGTGCTTGATCCGGGGCATGGGGGCATTGATAGCGGTGCAGTCTCTTCAAAGGGGCATGTTGAGAGCAAGCTGGTTCTGGCTTTTGCACTTGCCTTGCGCGACCATTTGGTGGCTGACGGGCGTGTAAGGGTGGCCATGACCCGGGAGACGGACAAATTCATTTCCCTGTCCAAGCGGGTTGCCTTTGCCCGGGCCCGCCATGCGGATCTGTTCGTCTCTATTCATGCAGATACGGTGCGCCAGCGCTATGTGCGGGGGGCTACCGTCTATACTCTTTCTGACAAGGCATCGGATGACGTTGCCGCCGATCTGGCCCATCGGGAGAACCGGTCCGATTTGCTGGCCGGGCTAGAGATTGAGGAGAAGGACGATGTGGTCGCCGATATCCTGATTGATCTGACCCGACGCGAGACGTCCAATCATTCCTCGCTTTATTCCCGCACCCTTGTTGGCGCGCTTGAATCGAGCATTCGCTTGTCCAAACGGCCACAGCGCTCTGCGGGCTTCAAGGTCCTTAAAGCGCCGGATATTCCCAGTGTTTTGCTGGAGCTTGGTTATTTGTCAAACAAAGACGACGAATCCGCGCTGACCTCTGATAAGTGGCGCGACAAGGCGATCCGCTCGATCAGCAAGTCGATCAAGGCCTTTTTTGTACGCCGGGCCAAACATAGCAGCGCGCTTTTCTCGAAAAATTCCGGCTGAAACAGAAGTTTGTTACGGATTGCACGCGGTTTGACAAATTCCTGACCCATTTACAATGCAGCAAAGTCGCAACAGGTCAGTCCTTTTGCTGCCCCAATCGCCATGTGAGTGTTGCAAATTCAAATCGGGCGGCATAAGCCATTGCCTTAAGGATATTGAATGCTGCCTGCTTGCGTGACGATTCGTGCGGTGTGTGCAGCAGGTATTAGAGTTTGCTAAAAGGGCTGCGGTCAGGGATTTGACGGGCAACCTGCCTGAGCGACAGGGTGAGCGACAGGGCGGGCCAACAGAAGCAATAGGGACAGATATGATAATTTGGCGATTCTTCGGCTTTCTATTTGCCGCAGGCTCCGTTCTGTTCATCGTCGTGGCGATGGCTGTCTATATTTTCCTCAACTCCATGATGCAGGGGCTGCCGGACTTTACCGCGCTGAGGAATTATGAACCACCGGTGATGACGCGTATTCACGCGGGCAATGGTGAGTTGATGGCGGAATATGCCCGCCAGCGTCGTTTGTTCCTGCCGATTCAGGCGATCCCGGATCGCGTGAAACAGGCTTTTCTGTCCGCCGAGGACAAGAATTTTTATGAGCATGCGGGTATCGATTATTTCGGGATTGCCCGTGCGGTTCTGACCAACATTCGCAATTATGGTCAGGGACGTCGTCTGGTCGGTGCGTCGACGATCACCCAGCAGGTCGCAAAGAACTTCCTTCTCACCTCCGAGCAGTCCTACGAACGCAAGATCAAGGAAGCGTTGCTGTCGATGCGTATCGAGCAGGCTTTCAGCAAGGATGAGATTCTTGAGCTTTATCTCAACGAGATCTTCCTCGGGATCGGCTCCTACGGCATTGGTTCGGCGGCGTTGCACTATTTTGACAAGTCAGTGCACGAGCTGAACCTGGCTGAAGTTGCCTATCTGGCCGCTTTGCCGAAAGCTCCCAACAATTACCATCCGATCCGTCATACTGAGAAAGCCATTGAGCGTCGCAACTGGGTTATCGACCAGATGGTCAATAATGGCTATGTGACGGTTGAAGAGGCCAATCAGGCCAAAGCGATGGATATGAAGGTCAAGTTGCGGTCGCGCGGGGCGCATATTTTCGCAGCTGACTATTTTGCTGAAGAGGTGCGGCGCTGGATCGGCGAGGAATTTGGCGAAGACAAGCTCTATAATGGTGGCCTGTCGGTTCGTACGACGCTGAATGTTGGCTTGCAACAGGAAGCCCGCAAGGCGCTGAATGACGGGCTGGTGAAGTTTGACCATACCAAGGGCTGGCGCGGACCGGTCACGACGATTGATCCGTCTGGCGATTGGGGTCGCAAGCTCGTCAAGGTCGAGCCTTTGAGCGATGTGCCGGAATGGCGATTGGCTGTTGTCCTGTCGGCTGAAGGCAAGGAAGCAACCATCGGCCTGCGGCCCGAAATCGACGAGACGGGCAAGGTATCCGCAGACCGGACAACCGGGGTGCTTTCTGCCTCTGACTTCAAATGGGCCAAATGGGCAAAGGGTGATCGCAAAGGCAAAGCTGTCAAGGCTGCTTCGGACATTCTCAATCCCGGCGACGTGGTCTATGTCAGCAGTGAGGGCGAGGGTGGCAAGTATGATCTTGAACAGGTGCCCGAAGTGTCCGGTGCGCTGATCGCCATGGATCCTTATACTGGCCGCGTGCTTGCCATGGCTGGCGGATTTTCCTTTGCGCAGAGTCAGTTCAACCGCGCAACGCAAGCCTATCGTCAGCCGGGCTCTTCCTTCAAACCGTTTGTCTATGCAACGGCGCTGGATAACGGCTATACCCCATCCAGCGTGGTGATGGATGCGCCGATCGAGATCCAGCAGGGCGGTGGACAGGGCATTTGGCGGCCACAGAATTATGGCGGCAAATTCTATGGTCCTTCGACGCTGCGGCTTGGGATTGAACGGTCTCGTAACGTGATGACCGTGCGGCTGGCGCAGGATATGGGCATGCCACTGGTTGCGGAATATGCACAGCGGTTTGGTATCTATGACAATCTGATGCCTGTTCTCTCCATGGCTCTGGGGGCTGGTGAGACAACCGTGTTGCGGATGGCAACAGCCTATTCGATGCTGGCCAATGGCGGGCGGCGGATCACGCCGACCTTTGTCGACAGGGTGCAGGATCGCTACGGCAAGACCATCTACAAGCATGATCAGCGTATTTGTGAACAATGCAACGTGCAGAGCTGGTCCTATCAGGACGAGCCGGAAATCATCGACAATCGTGAGCAGGTGCTCGATCCGATGACGGCCTATCAGATCACTTCCATGATGGAAGGGGTCGTGCTGCGCGGGACTGCTCCGGTTGTGCGTAAGGTTGGCAAGCCGATTGCGGGCAAAACCGGCACCACCAACGATGAGCGTGATGCCTGGTTTGTGGGCTATTCGCCGGATCTGGTGGTTGGTGTTTATGTGGGCTATGACCGACCGCGCCCGATGGGGCGTGCTGCATCGGGTGGCCATCTGGCTGCGCCGATTTTTACCGACTTCATGAAGGTGGCGCTTGCGGATCAGCCCAAGAAACCGTTCCCGGTACCCGAAGGTCTTCAGTTGATTCCGATTGACCGTCGCACGGGCCTGAGGGCATCGGCCAGCGGTCAAGGGGTTATTCTGGAAGCCTTTAAACCCGGCACCGCACCGCCCGACAGCTATTCCATCATCGGTTTCACCGAAGATATGGGGCGTCCGGTTTCCGCGCAAGAGGCTGAACGGGCCTTGACGCAGGGTACAGGCGGTCTGTATTAAGACCCAACATTTTCATTCAGTCAGGCGGGTGCTG includes the following:
- a CDS encoding aminotransferase class I/II-fold pyridoxal phosphate-dependent enzyme, coding for MLTISKRGAIQPFLAMDVMARANALEKGGQRVVHMEVGQPGAPAPRLVRQAAEKALIDGRIGYTDAMGIAPLKERIARHYDEQYGVSVSPDSIAVTTGSSAGFNLAFLALFEAGDRVILPSPGYPAYRNILAALGLEVVELETKAQDRWCLTAQAIRQAHAEKPVKGVLIASPANPSGTIMEPEALKAVVETCEELGIWFISDEIYHGLDYGLKAETALRYSPNVVIINSFSKYYCMTGWRIGWMVLPEQVRRSVECLGQSLYISAPMLSQVAAIAAFDASDELEAIKAGYGRNRAFLQEALPELGLGDFMPMDGAFYVYCNVARLTNDSMDFAKRSLTEACVALTPGADFDTTRGHHYVRMSFAGTEEDMREAVQRLKSWL
- a CDS encoding Rne/Rng family ribonuclease: MANQMLVDATHPEETRVVVVRGNRVEEFDFESANRKQLRGNIYLAKVTRVEPSLQAAFVDYGGNRHGFLAFSEIHPDYYQIPVADRQALLEEEKGHGNDDDDLEASADKEKPSKEKKSRKSRRRSSRSNRKNADDKTDAQATEAQASAEDQGEATDVEVVASTDGSVETTQAPATAEQDAASGEAASTASQAPEETAETASLDDEAVVVAYEGDEASINLSADKNADDSDDSDPSGTPPAQAHAIAEGKSVTADPDEIEDAEELDDEDHVSFEAIDDDDEDEDDSDEDSDVEHVGAEDALEEVPERRSRRRARQYKIQEVIKRRQILLVQVVKEERGNKGAALTTYLSLAGRYSVLMPNTARGGGISRKITNVTDRKRLKQIASDLEVADGMGVILRTAGASRTKTEIKRDFEYLLRLWENVRDLTLKSAAPLLVYEEGSLIKRSIRDLYNKDIDQVLVAGDEGYKEAKGFMKMLMPSHARNVQPYREPQPIFTRMGIESQLDAMFSPQVTLKSGGYIVIDQTEALVSIDVNSGRSTREHNIEDTALSTNLEAAEEISRQLRLRDLAGLVVIDFIDMEEKRNNRAVEKRLKDCLKSDRARIQVGRISHFGLLEMSRQRIRTGVLESTMDPCPHCHGTGYVRASASVALLILRTIEDHLLKGVSNHVIVKTRTNVALYILNQKRHNLFELESRFGVSITVEVDDSLEGGKHLEIERGEPLEQPIAPTQTVSMMMTDDLDDDLTEAEVEEDRERDEESSSKKRRRRRRRRKSNSDMQADAQNASDDQSDDESEANADGEEQSANGDEDGDDKPKKSRRRGRRGGRRNRRNRNGQDDMSADDADGENESNADASAQDGDADTSKTGKKDAEPVSDAASAPKDEGAASEQPDSTASAEADNEASANASPVEEASPEIAPPEAVTSQAAESDESDSVKADTTSESQSEEAVEAAENEAPEPQASEPEASEAEASQEAPKAESSEAETAAAEEKPAEQEEDKPEDNRPKRTGWWNRSGFL
- a CDS encoding N-acetylmuramoyl-L-alanine amidase, whose product is MMLSSLLPLVRYHLMAPLLVLLIAAVSLNGFGVSHLHAATKSMAAADEAEEAEDDAVVVQAVRTTGDAKKAKFVLDVSRPIGFSVFALSEPYRLVIDLPDLTFEMTHSMAEVERGMVRNFRFGNFGETRSRIVLDLNGPAKVSKAYTLPAVDNNEARLVIELSAVKEGEFAKQSLRDVIRVAVDGETLAKEAALSEHPLAKNPKDADPRPLVVLDPGHGGIDSGAVSSKGHVESKLVLAFALALRDHLVADGRVRVAMTRETDKFISLSKRVAFARARHADLFVSIHADTVRQRYVRGATVYTLSDKASDDVAADLAHRENRSDLLAGLEIEEKDDVVADILIDLTRRETSNHSSLYSRTLVGALESSIRLSKRPQRSAGFKVLKAPDIPSVLLELGYLSNKDDESALTSDKWRDKAIRSISKSIKAFFVRRAKHSSALFSKNSG
- a CDS encoding penicillin-binding protein 1A is translated as MWRFFGFLFAAGSVLFIVVAMAVYIFLNSMMQGLPDFTALRNYEPPVMTRIHAGNGELMAEYARQRRLFLPIQAIPDRVKQAFLSAEDKNFYEHAGIDYFGIARAVLTNIRNYGQGRRLVGASTITQQVAKNFLLTSEQSYERKIKEALLSMRIEQAFSKDEILELYLNEIFLGIGSYGIGSAALHYFDKSVHELNLAEVAYLAALPKAPNNYHPIRHTEKAIERRNWVIDQMVNNGYVTVEEANQAKAMDMKVKLRSRGAHIFAADYFAEEVRRWIGEEFGEDKLYNGGLSVRTTLNVGLQQEARKALNDGLVKFDHTKGWRGPVTTIDPSGDWGRKLVKVEPLSDVPEWRLAVVLSAEGKEATIGLRPEIDETGKVSADRTTGVLSASDFKWAKWAKGDRKGKAVKAASDILNPGDVVYVSSEGEGGKYDLEQVPEVSGALIAMDPYTGRVLAMAGGFSFAQSQFNRATQAYRQPGSSFKPFVYATALDNGYTPSSVVMDAPIEIQQGGGQGIWRPQNYGGKFYGPSTLRLGIERSRNVMTVRLAQDMGMPLVAEYAQRFGIYDNLMPVLSMALGAGETTVLRMATAYSMLANGGRRITPTFVDRVQDRYGKTIYKHDQRICEQCNVQSWSYQDEPEIIDNREQVLDPMTAYQITSMMEGVVLRGTAPVVRKVGKPIAGKTGTTNDERDAWFVGYSPDLVVGVYVGYDRPRPMGRAASGGHLAAPIFTDFMKVALADQPKKPFPVPEGLQLIPIDRRTGLRASASGQGVILEAFKPGTAPPDSYSIIGFTEDMGRPVSAQEAERALTQGTGGLY